From a region of the Neobacillus niacini genome:
- a CDS encoding ABC transporter substrate-binding protein — MKKRLMLLLAFVLTIGTILSACSGKENATSDKEGKDGQPYEIKWYTIGTPQKDTAKVFEEVNKYLKEEINATVKMTQIDWGDWAQKSQVMINSGEPFDIIFTNGTEYVQNSQKGAFLAIDELLNKEGKELKEAIDPSLLEGIKIDGKIYGVPTNKEAARQTVYTFNKRLVDKYNFDISKVQSLEDLEPMLKVIKENEPSITPMATFKAYLPFDYVFNNEMPFAFAIDGDREHVINQFESDLAMQTYKTMHNYYKAGYLKEDAATSKDSWPMDVENWFVRMGDSQPYADALWSRAAKYDVVSVPAEEPTTFNDSVSGSIQAISATSKNPEKAMGFLNLLNTDPYLRNLVDKGIEGVHYEKNEDGTIKDLPARIERYNLPTYSLGNHFILNLYENDPKDKWEKFKEFNEAAKPAPTLGFHFNSDPVRSELASITNISKEFYPALATGSVDPEEYLPKFNKKLEEAGIDKVLKEIQKQFDEWKSKQK, encoded by the coding sequence TCCACAGAAGGATACTGCTAAGGTATTCGAAGAGGTAAACAAATATTTGAAGGAAGAAATTAATGCTACAGTAAAAATGACCCAAATTGATTGGGGAGATTGGGCACAAAAATCGCAGGTAATGATTAATTCAGGGGAACCATTTGATATTATTTTCACTAATGGTACTGAATATGTTCAAAATTCCCAAAAAGGTGCATTCCTTGCGATCGATGAGCTGTTAAACAAGGAAGGCAAAGAACTAAAAGAAGCGATCGACCCATCGTTATTAGAGGGTATTAAGATTGATGGAAAAATTTATGGTGTTCCTACTAATAAAGAGGCGGCAAGACAAACGGTTTATACATTTAATAAACGTCTTGTTGACAAATACAACTTTGATATTTCAAAAGTACAAAGCTTAGAAGACCTTGAGCCAATGCTAAAAGTGATTAAGGAAAATGAACCTTCTATTACACCAATGGCAACATTTAAAGCGTATCTTCCATTTGACTATGTCTTTAATAATGAAATGCCATTTGCGTTCGCAATTGATGGTGACAGAGAGCATGTTATTAACCAATTTGAATCTGATTTAGCGATGCAAACCTATAAAACGATGCATAATTATTATAAGGCAGGATACCTTAAAGAGGATGCTGCAACGAGTAAGGACAGCTGGCCAATGGATGTGGAAAACTGGTTTGTCCGCATGGGAGATTCCCAGCCATATGCTGATGCATTGTGGTCACGTGCAGCTAAATATGATGTAGTTTCTGTACCAGCTGAAGAACCAACTACTTTTAATGATTCTGTATCAGGTTCTATCCAGGCTATCTCAGCAACATCAAAAAATCCTGAAAAAGCTATGGGATTCTTAAACTTACTTAACACAGATCCATATCTTCGCAACCTTGTTGATAAAGGAATTGAAGGAGTTCATTACGAAAAGAATGAGGATGGAACGATTAAAGATCTTCCAGCACGTATTGAACGATACAACTTGCCAACTTATTCTTTAGGTAACCATTTCATCCTTAATCTATATGAAAACGATCCAAAAGATAAATGGGAAAAATTCAAAGAGTTTAATGAAGCTGCAAAGCCAGCACCAACACTCGGTTTCCACTTCAACAGTGACCCAGTGAGATCGGAACTTGCATCGATTACGAATATCTCTAAAGAGTTCTATCCAGCCTTGGCAACAGGATCTGTTGACCCAGAAGAATACTTGCCAAAATTCAATAAAAAGTTAGAAGAAGCTGGAATCGATAAGGTGTTAAAGGAAATACAAAAGCAATTTGATGAGTGGAAGAGCAAACAAAAATAA
- a CDS encoding sensor histidine kinase → MDIRRKGRFTQNIFNKLFLTSSLTIIATVIILIVTITNYYSDIIIQKEININTRTMERVEDYFSAKDADIDRAKRDLYVNGDMIDDISFALNNGYEEYLKYRLDKFSESQSFVPSNIDTYLNAYFGQDPDINAVGIRSFENPSIEYLHIYHNLKWNKSVVVNPSSSLESSLLSRGIPNLSGDGLPKGRKLTNTITKKMIINNPFLLKKIGEITIFYSTDRLDKIVKKHDESPASFFLIDGEGSVVYSCNNGEVPLELIDQIKPETNEIKMDWQDRGFYINTIANKGDYTYVSVIPDKGWQKLTIIRGTMWIAIIFFIIISILITYSFTRNYSRRIHNIVSIIRQVEKGNLDARIPKSKHEDELSKIAVNINSMLDELNNYIEQFYLLTLKQQEAELKALQAQIDPHFLFNTLEAIRMVAVVEGSKTSSKMIFHLSKLFRYSLESINTVPLYTEIEYVNQYLKLMQFKYPNKLQVSFDIPSDVERTPVQKLILQPIIENYFVHGFKKDRTDNQLFIRARHLGDLVEISVEDNGKGMTEEEHSRIVHHINSEEGDEMKSIGLRNIHQRLKLKYGNQFGISLNSIQSKGTIVTLSIPVRGTSHV, encoded by the coding sequence ATGGATATCAGAAGAAAAGGCAGATTCACTCAAAATATCTTTAATAAACTTTTTTTAACCTCGTCTCTAACAATCATTGCGACTGTTATTATCTTAATCGTGACGATTACCAACTACTACTCAGATATTATTATTCAAAAAGAAATCAATATCAATACAAGGACAATGGAAAGGGTAGAGGATTACTTTTCCGCAAAGGATGCTGATATTGATCGCGCCAAAAGGGATTTGTATGTGAATGGGGACATGATTGATGATATCTCCTTTGCCCTTAACAATGGGTATGAGGAATATTTAAAATACCGTTTGGATAAATTTTCTGAAAGTCAATCATTTGTTCCAAGTAATATTGATACTTATTTAAATGCTTATTTCGGACAAGACCCTGATATTAATGCAGTTGGTATCCGCTCGTTTGAAAACCCTTCGATTGAGTATTTGCACATCTATCATAATTTAAAATGGAATAAAAGCGTAGTAGTTAACCCCTCATCAAGCTTAGAATCTTCACTTCTTTCAAGAGGTATTCCTAACCTTAGTGGAGATGGGCTGCCTAAAGGCCGAAAGTTAACGAATACGATTACCAAAAAGATGATTATTAATAATCCATTTTTGTTGAAGAAAATTGGTGAAATTACCATTTTCTACTCCACTGACCGTTTAGACAAAATTGTTAAAAAGCATGATGAATCCCCTGCTTCTTTCTTTTTGATAGATGGGGAAGGGAGTGTCGTTTATTCGTGCAATAATGGTGAAGTTCCCTTAGAGCTAATCGATCAGATAAAACCGGAAACAAATGAGATAAAAATGGATTGGCAGGATAGAGGTTTTTATATAAATACGATAGCGAACAAAGGAGATTATACCTATGTCAGTGTGATTCCTGATAAAGGTTGGCAAAAGCTAACGATTATCAGAGGCACCATGTGGATTGCGATCATCTTTTTCATCATTATCTCTATTTTAATCACTTATTCCTTTACTCGAAATTATTCACGGCGAATTCATAACATTGTTTCGATTATTCGCCAGGTTGAAAAGGGAAACTTAGATGCAAGGATTCCAAAATCGAAGCATGAAGATGAACTATCGAAAATCGCTGTTAATATTAATTCGATGTTAGATGAATTGAATAATTATATTGAACAATTTTATCTATTAACTCTAAAGCAGCAGGAAGCGGAATTAAAAGCACTTCAGGCACAAATTGATCCTCATTTTCTATTCAATACGCTAGAGGCCATTCGGATGGTAGCGGTCGTAGAGGGTTCAAAAACTTCTAGTAAAATGATATTCCATTTATCCAAACTGTTCCGCTATTCGTTAGAATCGATCAATACAGTCCCTTTATATACTGAGATTGAGTATGTGAATCAGTATTTAAAATTAATGCAATTTAAATACCCTAACAAATTACAGGTTTCCTTTGATATTCCCAGTGATGTTGAACGAACACCTGTGCAAAAATTAATTTTGCAGCCAATCATTGAAAATTATTTCGTGCATGGTTTTAAAAAGGATCGGACAGATAATCAGTTATTTATACGTGCTAGGCATCTTGGTGATTTGGTAGAAATCAGTGTTGAAGATAATGGTAAAGGGATGACAGAGGAAGAGCATTCTAGAATTGTCCATCATATCAATTCTGAAGAGGGGGATGAAATGAAATCCATTGGATTAAGAAATATCCATCAACGACTAAAATTGAAATACGGAAATCAGTTTGGGATTTCCTTAAATAGCATCCAAAGTAAAGGGACGATTGTTACCCTGTCAATTCCAGTAAGGGGGACCAGCCATGTATAA
- a CDS encoding response regulator transcription factor, translating into MYKVLLVDDEPLITIGLKALLDWADYGFEVVSTAESGEEALSYLKENQIDILVTDIMMAEMTGLELIKEVKILQPKVKCIVLTGYQEFEFIKQGLLLGIENYLVKPVDEEELLKTIRNVGDKLNAVTEGNQEQEPSTLKDNTLWRFLNGEIDKNDCLERLSFYNIQFNQPYYSVSILSFENYHKAEISKDIRNYIEEQFSALCLYSPNQELLIIFGGTSEEELIQFNQNLVHDFNSEQSKAGIFYLSMGKPVKTVEDLEESFAIAREYSLLQLYSNPNVLISERLTVDKQEEMKKQQEFKDNIVKLILKADEEALKMLDSYFQDITSKSSFVSPQAVKKYTYDLISYIHYSLQCDDLSYYTAAVEKVVYSKDIHQMMTILKEYCRELILSILNQVNMRSPIVQNVLDFIHVHYDQGVSLKTLGQQFHVNAIYLGQLFQKEVGVVFSEYLNRYRLEKAKELLKTTHYRAGEIGKKVGYSDTTYFYKQFRKTVGTTPSEWRKI; encoded by the coding sequence ATGTATAAGGTACTTCTTGTCGACGATGAACCTTTAATCACAATCGGGCTTAAGGCGTTGTTGGATTGGGCGGATTATGGCTTTGAGGTTGTGTCTACAGCTGAGAGTGGCGAAGAAGCTCTATCCTATCTAAAAGAAAATCAAATTGACATTCTAGTTACCGATATAATGATGGCAGAAATGACGGGTTTAGAATTAATAAAAGAAGTGAAAATCCTTCAGCCGAAAGTAAAATGTATTGTTTTAACAGGATACCAAGAGTTTGAGTTTATTAAGCAAGGGTTATTGTTAGGGATAGAAAACTATTTAGTGAAGCCGGTTGATGAAGAAGAATTATTAAAGACCATCCGAAATGTAGGCGATAAATTGAATGCCGTGACAGAAGGCAATCAGGAACAGGAACCGTCAACACTGAAGGATAATACGTTATGGCGTTTTTTAAATGGTGAAATTGATAAGAATGATTGTCTTGAAAGGTTGTCCTTTTACAATATTCAATTCAATCAGCCATATTATAGTGTATCGATCTTAAGTTTTGAGAATTATCATAAGGCTGAGATTTCCAAGGATATTAGGAATTATATTGAAGAACAATTTTCAGCGCTATGTCTATATAGCCCGAATCAGGAATTACTGATTATTTTTGGAGGTACAAGCGAAGAGGAATTAATCCAATTCAACCAAAATCTTGTACATGATTTTAATAGTGAACAAAGTAAGGCAGGTATATTCTATTTATCGATGGGAAAGCCGGTTAAAACAGTAGAGGATTTAGAAGAGAGTTTTGCGATTGCAAGGGAATATAGTTTACTTCAATTATATTCAAATCCTAATGTACTTATTTCTGAACGTTTAACGGTAGATAAACAGGAGGAAATGAAAAAGCAGCAGGAATTCAAAGATAATATTGTAAAGTTGATATTGAAAGCGGATGAGGAAGCACTAAAAATGCTAGATTCATACTTTCAGGATATAACGAGTAAATCATCCTTTGTTTCACCCCAAGCAGTGAAAAAATACACCTATGATTTAATTTCTTATATCCATTATTCGCTGCAGTGTGACGATCTTTCCTATTACACAGCTGCTGTCGAAAAGGTTGTCTATAGCAAAGACATTCATCAGATGATGACCATTTTAAAGGAATATTGCCGAGAATTAATTCTATCCATTCTTAATCAAGTAAATATGCGCAGTCCTATTGTACAAAATGTCCTTGATTTTATACATGTGCACTATGATCAAGGAGTCTCATTAAAAACATTGGGTCAGCAGTTTCATGTCAATGCCATTTATCTGGGACAATTATTTCAAAAAGAAGTCGGTGTTGTTTTCTCTGAGTATTTAAACCGATATCGCTTGGAAAAGGCAAAGGAACTTCTCAAAACAACCCATTATCGAGCAGGTGAAATTGGCAAAAAGGTTGGGTATTCCGATACCACTTATTTTTATAAACAGTTTAGAAAAACGGTGGGCACGACGCCAAGCGAATGGCGAAAGATTTAA
- a CDS encoding glycoside hydrolase family 1 protein, whose protein sequence is MDKPIHEKNLTYRFPKHFWWGSAASGPQTEGAALIDGRKASIWDYWYSIEPECFHNEVGPVNTSDFYHRYKEDIQLMKETGHNSFRTSIQWSRLIPDGVGKINQQAVDFYNQVINELIANDIEPFMNLYHFDMPMCMQEKGGWESREVIDAYVNFAETCFSLFGDRVKHWFTFNEPIVPVEASYLYNLHFPKVVDFKRGAQVAHNTIVAHAKAVATFKKMHLDGQIGIILNLTPSYPRSEEADDVKAAHIADLFFNRSFLDPVTKGEYPKELIDILRDRELLPVVEQGDLEVIRNHPIDILGVNYYQPRRVKAKEQPAAKDVPFMPEHLFDPYLMPGRKINPHRGWEICEEVIYDIMIDIRDHYDNIPFFISENGMGVEGEEKFRNEQGYIEDDYRIEFIQEHLKWVHKALEEGANCLGYHLWTFMDNWSWTNAYKNRYGLVEVDLKNNLKRTIKKSGRWYKRLSENNGF, encoded by the coding sequence ATGGACAAACCTATACATGAAAAAAACCTTACCTATCGTTTTCCAAAGCACTTTTGGTGGGGAAGTGCTGCCTCAGGCCCGCAAACAGAAGGTGCGGCCTTGATTGACGGTAGAAAAGCTAGTATATGGGATTATTGGTATAGCATAGAGCCGGAATGTTTTCATAATGAGGTAGGACCGGTGAACACATCCGATTTCTATCATCGCTACAAAGAGGATATTCAACTTATGAAGGAAACGGGTCATAATTCCTTCCGCACCTCGATTCAATGGTCAAGGTTGATTCCGGACGGTGTGGGCAAAATTAATCAACAGGCAGTGGATTTTTACAATCAGGTCATTAATGAGTTAATTGCCAATGATATTGAGCCGTTCATGAACTTATACCACTTTGATATGCCCATGTGCATGCAGGAAAAAGGCGGCTGGGAGTCCCGGGAAGTTATCGATGCCTATGTAAACTTTGCCGAAACCTGCTTTTCCTTGTTTGGGGACCGGGTAAAGCATTGGTTTACCTTTAATGAACCAATTGTTCCTGTTGAGGCCAGCTATTTATATAATTTGCATTTTCCAAAAGTAGTAGATTTTAAGCGAGGGGCACAGGTGGCTCACAATACGATTGTTGCCCATGCGAAAGCGGTTGCAACATTTAAAAAGATGCATCTTGATGGCCAAATTGGGATTATCTTAAACTTAACGCCCTCCTATCCAAGAAGTGAGGAAGCAGATGATGTGAAAGCTGCTCATATTGCCGATTTGTTCTTTAATCGAAGCTTCCTTGATCCGGTAACAAAAGGAGAATACCCGAAGGAGTTAATTGATATTTTAAGAGATAGAGAGCTATTGCCGGTAGTAGAACAGGGAGATTTGGAAGTCATTCGTAATCATCCCATAGATATTCTTGGTGTGAACTATTACCAGCCGCGCCGTGTGAAAGCAAAGGAGCAGCCGGCAGCAAAAGACGTTCCGTTTATGCCAGAACATCTCTTTGATCCGTATTTGATGCCGGGGCGGAAAATCAATCCGCATCGCGGCTGGGAGATTTGTGAAGAAGTCATATACGACATTATGATCGATATTCGCGATCATTATGATAATATCCCTTTCTTCATTTCAGAAAATGGAATGGGTGTCGAAGGGGAAGAGAAATTTCGAAATGAGCAGGGTTACATCGAAGATGATTATCGTATCGAGTTTATCCAGGAACATTTGAAATGGGTTCATAAAGCTCTTGAAGAAGGAGCAAATTGCCTTGGATATCATCTTTGGACATTTATGGATAACTGGTCATGGACGAATGCTTATAAGAATCGTTACGGATTAGTAGAAGTAGATTTAAAGAACAATTTAAAGCGAACGATTAAGAAATCAGGCAGATGGTATAAACGGTTGTCTGAAAATAATGGCTTTTAA
- a CDS encoding ROK family protein, translating to MEKYLLGIDLGGTNLRVAVVTSDGQLVEEMNVKTESEKGPYYVINQMIKLCEKIMRERNIDAIGIGSPGPLDVKQGIILSPNNLPGWDNIPLVDMLEKVLQKKVVLDNDANAAALAEAIIGAGKGKESVFYITVSTGVGGGFVFRKQLLQGANFCAGEIGNLIVDSDGPSHHALNVGALETLASGTAVKKRGKEQLGMTGHAGEVFALAMNGDPEAQKIVDQMITSLAKGIANIVHTVDPHIIVLGGGVMQSRDYIMPLLVARVNDFLYPQLRNKVEMVSASLGTKAGVIGAALLTKQAAF from the coding sequence ATGGAGAAGTATCTTTTAGGGATTGATTTAGGAGGAACAAATTTAAGGGTCGCAGTCGTAACATCTGACGGTCAACTGGTAGAAGAAATGAATGTAAAAACAGAAAGTGAAAAAGGCCCTTATTATGTCATCAACCAAATGATTAAGCTTTGTGAGAAAATCATGCGGGAACGAAACATTGATGCCATCGGAATTGGATCCCCTGGTCCTTTAGATGTAAAACAAGGCATAATCCTAAGTCCAAACAATTTGCCTGGGTGGGACAATATCCCATTAGTAGACATGTTAGAGAAGGTTTTACAGAAAAAAGTTGTCCTTGATAATGATGCAAATGCAGCCGCACTTGCCGAGGCCATCATTGGCGCTGGTAAAGGGAAAGAGTCTGTTTTCTATATTACCGTTAGTACGGGAGTGGGCGGCGGCTTTGTCTTCCGGAAGCAATTGTTGCAAGGTGCGAATTTTTGTGCCGGTGAAATAGGCAATCTCATTGTAGACTCAGACGGACCGTCGCACCATGCCTTGAATGTTGGCGCCTTAGAAACATTGGCTAGTGGGACAGCAGTGAAAAAACGTGGAAAAGAACAGCTTGGAATGACAGGGCATGCAGGAGAAGTATTCGCACTGGCCATGAACGGAGACCCAGAAGCGCAGAAGATTGTTGATCAAATGATTACGTCCCTGGCAAAAGGGATTGCAAACATTGTTCATACGGTTGATCCGCATATTATTGTACTTGGAGGCGGAGTAATGCAGTCAAGGGACTACATTATGCCGTTGCTTGTTGCAAGAGTGAATGACTTCCTATATCCACAGCTGCGGAATAAGGTGGAAATGGTGAGTGCTTCCTTAGGTACAAAAGCGGGTGTGATTGGGGCGGCTTTATTGACAAAACAAGCAGCGTTTTAG
- a CDS encoding ROK family protein, which yields MKAYMVFDIGGTYIKYAVMNEQGMKLEGGKVPTPQEGLEIFLQKVSDIVTQYRQSYAFQGIALSSPGAVDVKSGYIGGASAIPYIHGVPMTDMIRERTGLDVSIENDANCAALAEGWLGAAKETDYYICIVIGTGIGGSIVVNHTILRGASLHGGEFGYMIMGDPLQKNPLQSTWSRVSSTYALVEGVEARKSLAKGTLNGEDVFRLAEGGDSIAKESIAHFYKKLAVGIYNLKYTLDPKKILIGGGISKRSEVIEGINQELKQLKDEISKLDITVEACQFDNDANLIGALFHFLTIKKPKSGFNLTRQDK from the coding sequence ATGAAAGCTTATATGGTGTTTGATATTGGAGGAACGTATATTAAATATGCGGTGATGAATGAGCAGGGAATGAAGTTAGAAGGCGGGAAGGTTCCCACTCCTCAGGAAGGATTAGAAATATTTCTACAGAAGGTCTCTGACATTGTAACGCAGTATCGACAGTCTTATGCTTTTCAAGGGATTGCACTAAGTTCTCCGGGTGCAGTGGATGTGAAAAGCGGATATATCGGGGGAGCAAGTGCTATTCCTTATATCCACGGTGTACCCATGACAGACATGATAAGAGAGCGAACAGGTCTTGACGTTTCGATAGAAAATGATGCGAACTGTGCAGCATTGGCAGAAGGCTGGCTGGGAGCTGCCAAAGAAACAGATTACTATATTTGCATCGTTATTGGCACGGGAATTGGCGGAAGTATTGTGGTAAATCATACTATTTTGCGCGGTGCTTCCCTTCACGGGGGGGAATTTGGGTATATGATTATGGGGGACCCGCTGCAGAAAAATCCACTGCAATCTACCTGGAGCAGGGTCTCTTCTACATATGCGCTTGTAGAAGGTGTGGAAGCGAGAAAATCACTTGCAAAAGGTACACTGAATGGCGAAGATGTATTTCGTTTGGCTGAAGGTGGAGACTCCATTGCGAAAGAATCCATTGCCCATTTTTACAAAAAACTGGCAGTCGGTATCTATAATTTGAAATATACACTTGATCCGAAAAAGATTCTAATCGGCGGGGGAATTAGCAAACGCTCAGAAGTTATTGAGGGGATCAATCAGGAATTGAAGCAATTGAAGGATGAAATCTCTAAGCTCGATATTACGGTTGAAGCCTGTCAATTTGATAACGATGCCAATTTAATTGGTGCCTTATTTCACTTTTTAACTATCAAAAAGCCAAAAAGTGGTTTCAACCTTACAAGGCAGGATAAATAG
- the manA gene encoding mannose-6-phosphate isomerase, class I: MYKNEPIFLQPVFQERIWGGKKLRTEFHYEIPNDLTGEAWVISAHPHGPSMITNGPLEGKSLADAWNEHKELFNKKDDDQGEYPLLVKILDAADDLSVQVHPNDQFSREVEGVPYGKTECWYVLSAEEGVELVLGHYAKTEEELAEMIDHGQWDKLLRRVKVKAGDFVYVPSGTIHAIGKGIVILETQQSSDITYRVYDYDRKDAAGNTRELHLERSKQVTTVPHQDAEVKQTEKVNGGLVEKKLVEEQYFTVYHWELNGQADCEMDKDFLQVSVVEGMAAITIDGKSFDLKKGTHFILPHGVRQFKLDGKAEFIVSHE, encoded by the coding sequence ATGTATAAGAATGAGCCGATTTTTTTACAGCCGGTGTTTCAGGAGAGAATTTGGGGCGGGAAGAAGCTAAGAACAGAGTTCCATTATGAGATTCCGAATGATCTGACTGGTGAAGCGTGGGTGATTTCTGCGCATCCGCATGGCCCGAGCATGATTACCAATGGTCCGCTTGAGGGGAAATCGTTAGCCGATGCCTGGAATGAACATAAGGAGCTTTTTAATAAAAAGGATGACGACCAAGGGGAGTATCCATTACTTGTGAAAATTTTGGATGCTGCTGATGATTTATCCGTTCAAGTTCACCCAAATGACCAATTTTCCCGTGAAGTGGAAGGCGTGCCTTATGGAAAAACCGAATGCTGGTACGTGCTAAGCGCCGAAGAAGGGGTGGAGCTTGTATTAGGTCATTATGCCAAGACAGAAGAGGAATTGGCAGAGATGATTGATCATGGTCAATGGGACAAGCTTTTAAGACGCGTGAAGGTGAAGGCGGGTGATTTTGTCTATGTTCCGAGCGGTACGATTCATGCGATTGGAAAAGGCATCGTGATTCTTGAAACACAGCAAAGTTCTGATATTACTTACCGTGTGTATGACTATGACCGGAAAGATGCGGCCGGCAATACACGTGAATTACATCTTGAACGATCTAAACAGGTGACAACCGTTCCACATCAGGATGCCGAAGTTAAACAGACTGAAAAGGTTAATGGCGGTTTAGTCGAAAAGAAATTAGTGGAGGAACAGTATTTCACTGTGTATCACTGGGAGTTGAACGGGCAGGCTGATTGTGAAATGGATAAAGACTTTTTACAAGTGAGCGTTGTAGAAGGTATGGCCGCTATCACAATCGACGGAAAATCCTTCGACCTTAAGAAGGGTACCCATTTTATCCTTCCACATGGTGTTCGTCAATTCAAATTAGATGGAAAAGCTGAGTTTATTGTTTCGCATGAATAA